In Pyrus communis chromosome 11, drPyrComm1.1, whole genome shotgun sequence, the sequence GCCCTTGCATGGACTGAGcgtaattgtaattgtaattctGATGAGTTGCCGAACCACCGTTTTGGGGCGAGTTCGGCATGTTGTTTGGGACGGGCGATAAGACCATGAAATCTGTATCGAATTGTTCGGAGAACAAAGAATCCCAGATGGAATGGTCGGGAGATTGGACTTCAAGATCGTCTACCTCGAACTTGAGCGTCGGAAAGTTGAGGCTAGGCGGAGTTAAGCTGCTTTGCTGATCCAACTCGGAGGATGGAGGGGTTGTGGTTTTCTTACATTCTGAGATGGAGATAGACATCGTCGTGGATTCCGTCGGAGACGGCGGTTTGAGGTCGGAGGTGCATGAGTTCTCACTTTTGACGGACCCCATGCTCCCAGAAAGAGTATTGATCATCATGGTGATTGATACCAATTGATCCTTGTAGCTAGCTACCTACCAGGCTACCACCCAAATAATAACAGCGAACTATCAAGGCGATACTCAATAGTTGGTTCGAAAGGATAATCAGCCAAAATAAAACTGAGACACGACCCAATAATACTGATGAAAAATATATGTACGATGTCAGAGTAATTAACTAGGGTTTAGAGTGGCTAATAAGCTCTCATTAAGGTAGTGATTGAGCTTTTAGACTAATTAGCTAGGCGTAGAGGAGGAGTTTGGTTTTGGTATAGAGAAAAAGCAGAAactcttttttctctctactTATTTGTTTGGAGGGAGGGCTTGGGATTTGTCTGTTGGCCCAAGATTTTGTGTAAGAAAGGGTTAAGAGATTTAGggacaaaaatattaaaacgaATTGGTTGTGTTTGTAGGTTATGATTTCATGACATCCATTTCATCTCCATTGTACTAAGCAATAAGCATAGTTGTTTTCTAGGGCATTATTTTGTCGTCTTTTGTACCTGATTTAACTGTACGTTCACTGGCCATGACCTTGGAGAGCACAAGAGACAAATTCAGTTTGTTCGGGTCCCACCTTTCTTGGGCCGGCGCAGCTGAGAACAAGGAGGGTTGGAATAATGGTGACAGATCTTCttaaaattgttatttttattttatttaaattaatatttttcacTCTTCATTAGCTGTGAATTTGGGATTGGCAATTGGTTGGACGAGAATTACAAATGGgggaaatagaaaataaaaataagaaaaaaaaggaaaggacaAAGGGCTTTTTAATCATCGCAATTGCGAAAAGGACATGAAAAATAGATATTAACATTGACAAAGAAATACCGAGGCATATTATATGTCTCTCTCACTATCTTTAGACTTTTTGAGGTAAATGGGTACAAAATTTGGGTAGCTAGAGGCTCAAGGAAATGGTCCAATTGTAAAAGAGGAGTATGGGAAGATTTGCATGTCAAAATGTAGGTGCCAACGTTCTCGTTAGTCTACTCTTCTGAGATTATTAAGATCAATAagacaattttaattttgttacatGGTAAAATCAAACTTTGGTGTCAATTACTGAGAACTTACGCATAAAACTTGTCCTTAAAAACCGAGTAGAAGCCAAGTGCCCAAAAGCTCTTGAACCACTCCAAAATACGCTATTTTTCCATGTTCATAAAAAGAAACTTGCATTTTACCTATGAGATTATAGTATTTGGTTGCCAACTTGCCAATAAGGGAAAAGTGCGGGGGTTAGAGAAAGACAAAGGGAtgatttgagagagagaagtgTAGGAATTAAGGCAATTAAATTAAGAAGTGGGAAGACGCGTGCGAGAGAGGGGAGGGAGAAAGAGGCCAACAAGGGGGCATAGGCAAAGTCGTCGGATGTGGCGTCGGTGGCGCCGCCTAAGCCTTGGATTTGCCAAAGGAATGAAGTGCTTGTCTCAACTCTCCGTCCCTTTTCCTCTCTTTTGCCCTTTCAAGGCGGCAAActcctctctgtctctctccatttttatcaattttatatcatcatcatcaatatACGTTTTGTTTGCAGTCTTGCTTTAATTCAATACATAATTCAAATCAATGTAGTTAATAATTAAACATGCATATAAGTCAGCTGTACCTTGGGGTGGATCCAGATTTCGAACCTTAAAGGTTCAGTgttacaaattttttaaatagaaaCAAAGCGTGaagagcaatttttttttaggtttattCACTAAGGTGTTTCGTCGAACAGTTAGGGAGCTTGTTGTCGTCGTTCAAATTATGTTACGCACATGTTAATGGATATCGACATATGCCTAAGCAATATGATGAATAATGTAGAGAAGATTTGTCGAGTGCCATTGATGCAACCTATCGAGATATGCCTAACTGACATTACAACCACAACTCACTATAATTCTTCACTATTTGTACATGAAGGTAAGAAAAACTTGCATCAAAAACTTGGTAGGCACAAAAATGACTCGTAACAAACATTTAGAGGGTCCTTGAAAGACCTTCACGTTCATATTTCCTGACTTTCAAGTGGTCTTGAGACCACCTTGGTCCCAATGTACATCCGCCCCTGACTACACACCTTCACCAATTAATTGCTAGTCCTAGCTAGTTTCATTCCATATAATTAGCCTCTCCTACACGAGAAAAACTTATACATGCGTCGATTCGTCATATGCAACTTGTGTCACATGCAACGAGTCTTTAATTTGCAATATCACGTATTAATGCGAATATACATTGCAAATACGTAACACATGTTGCATGAAAGTTTTTCTATACTGTCACATGACATATTCTATATAAGTGTAAGGCAGAGGGCAATTTTACTGCTCTGCTGGCTTGGACTATATTCTGCCTAAACATATGGCCAAGTCAAAGCCTTGCCTAATAGAATCCACACTAATTAATCAGAGGATATAATTGTCAACTCAATTTGTAGCTCTTtaattttgagaaaaagaaaatggtgcCAGATTTATGCCAATTGTCTAGATTGGGCCAGGACCCAAAAGACATGTGGAGCTCTGAAGTGAGATAAAAAGAGTTCTAATGGGCCCACAAAGGGATCTGGACTCCTGTGATGGATGTGAGGATTGAAAGAGAAATTATACGAGTAAtactattcataccatgtttttataccgcatttctatataattttaggtggcatttgatgtggacagccacatcatttgaaaaatttgtaaaagccaaggaaaggaaggagaatgACTCCTTGTATAcctttaattaactagtttttcttaattattagtttattaaataatgaactaaatttaaaaatctgattaattcaaatgatgtggctatccacatcacatatcacctaaggtggtataaaaatatggtaaaaaaacatggtatgaatagcattactcaaatTATATTGGGGACATCTGTTAAACCCATATTAACTATAAACCCTGCAAGCTTCATATTTATCTATAACACAAAATCAATTTCCATAACTAACAGAATACATCAATGTATAGTATACGTTACGCTCTAAGCTTGAGGATCAATCGATGAATGCTCTAGCATTCTTCAACGCACATCCGACCGTAAAATTAGTATAGAATTGCATAAATAAGAATGAGCTTCTGTCATTGGATCATTTGGAATTAGACCTTCACAAATAAAGCAATATCCCcctaacctctctctctctctctctctctctctctctctctctctctctctctctacacaccAATTACATATGTTGCCAAAGGACATTCACATGTCGATGTTATCTAGTGAAAAGGATAAAAATTTCCTCCCCCACCTTTTTGCATCCCAGTTGGATCTCAATCATCTACACTCCCCTCCTCAGTTTCCTTACTATCCATACAATTCAATTAAACTCATCATCTTCAAAAATGTCATAATGCTCTCAAACTCCATTCACAGAAAAACCAAACCCTAGCAGCTCTCGTCCGATCCTCCGCCGTCACCGCCATGAATCCAGCAATTCTCGTGGCCATTTCATCTTTCTTCCTCCTCCAGTCAGTAGTGTTTCTGGGAGGAGTTGAAGCAGCAGAAAAAGCCACTAAGCCAGAAGCAAAGGGTAACTCCCAGATCATTGTAATGGGCCTTGTTTACTGTGACATCTGCTCCAACAACACCTTCTCCAGACACAGCTACTTCCTACCAGGTGATGCTAAATCTTAACTAGTCATTCGTATTTGAACGCATCATTTTTAGCCACTTGTACTTGTTTAATATTCAGTTTAGAGCGCAGACGGTTGAAAAAATAAACTCTTTACTGCGAAAATCGCTAccataacctttttttttaccagGTGCTGAAGTAAAAATCGATTGCATCTTCCAAGCGGTTTCGCCAAGAACCTCAGAGCACATATCGTTCTCGGTGAATAGAACTACAAACAGATATGGGGTGTACAAGTTGGAAATCCCATCCGTTGAGGGGATCAAATGTGCAGAGGATTCAGCAATTGTATCTTCCTGCCATGCAAGCTTGATGTGGAGTTCTTCTTCTGCATGCAATGTTCCTGGTTACAAATCCACATCAAATGAAATAGCAGTCAAATCGAAACAGGCCAATCTCTGCATCTACAGCCTAAACGCTTTGAATTTCAGACCTTCAAAGAGAGATGTTAAATTGTGTGGGAAGAAAAAATAAGGACTTAATCATGTTTTCAGCTTTCGGAACTCGATTTTAATCAAAAGAAAACCAGTACCATGGAATCGGCTTTCGTTTTTCCTTTCTGCATTTCTTGTATGGTTGTCTGTGATGTACTAGCCGGAATGGGTTAAGAATATTCATGCATGTGTAGTTTTGGATGCAAGGAGCCTCTTTGATtggttaatatatatttttgtagttATGAAATGTATAATTTGATTTgtctttagaaaaaaaaaaattaaataattaaccccgggaacccaaaaccaaaaagaaaaacaagtttggGTGAAGCGTGTCAGAGGCATACCACTGTTCACTGTCCACCGTAAAATCTgttgaaatatttttagatcTACGGGCCGGGGGATCTATCATAAATTTTTAGCTGTGATGGAAATACGAGTGGTACAATAAATATCTTTATGTAAGTggtagaaattttatttttttaagttattaacttcttaacacacatatctcaccaccatttatataacgacacgtgatgtaccaccttGTGTGACggtcatactgaaaaatctctacaTCTATACTTCCTTTAACTTTATCATATGCTCAATCTGTTAAGTATgaaattttatcacaaaaaacgtCAATATTAGTTAAAGTATGGTAATCAAATTTAAAGTCACTGTTGTTGACTTTTCCCAGCCATGTATGATTCCAACAAAATCTCTCAAACCCGAGAACCCAAAACCTAGCGAAGCCCGTGTCTCCTTCCTCCACAGCGCCCCCCCCTCAGTCACTTTAGCTTGCAGCCATTTCCTTCTCAATCACTGCATCTTTCAAGCAACACAAGGCGGTAGAGCCCTTCTCCTTCGTCTCTTGCGCGAAACCTTCATTTGCGTGGGTTGCTGTAGGAACTTGGTCTCCAGTGTCAAGCCATCCACCACCACTGGGATAAAAAAACTGGTAGGTCCAAATTCAAGGGCCCAACGCCATGTCTGTAACAGTCCATGAATCGTGTCTGTTCATCGTGCCGTCAGTTATTATCAAATACTgtatatgtttaattttaaataaaaaactttaaaataatttctgaccatgTACGATTAAGATTCACAAATTCTCGAGATCTAAAGataatccagattgtaacaggCCCATATTTTCCTATTTTGTCAGTAATATGTCtttgttaaataaaaagttaggtgtacaaaattaattaattaattagttaattaggCTGTGAGCCTGTAGGTGTTGTGCAATTGAGCAAGTAATTAGACAAACAAATCAATTGAGGAGTTTTGTTTAAAGAATGAATAGGAAGAGTACTGTTCATAGAAAATTGCAagatcaataaacaaaaaatacatgAAGAATTTCTAAACTCCAGAAATGGTCTGGGGACTTTGGACATTTCACCGGATCTGATGATCATCACATGATTAATTAGTTACACTTGGCTAAGCTCCTTTTAATCCTCGATTAatttcttcttcgtcttcacGCTTGCTACAGCTATTAAGGGGCCTCTTTTTGTTGGAATTTATGGTTTCTTTTTGAATATGGAGGAGTTGGGGTTTCCATCAAATAGCTCCTCAATGTACGTCTCTATATCCTCCGGCTGGAATTTTACATACTTCTCCGTCTGCCTCCCCGCATCAAACACCTGCGAGAACCGCCCCAAGAATGATCGGTACGCCGGAATCACCACCGCTGATATCGACACCCTCAACTCCGACTGCATCTGCTCGTCGCTCACCACCCACGTGCTTTGCGTCTTGTGGATCTCATCGAACAAGGCGTTGAAGCTCTTGAACCTCTCCTTCAACACGGGCTTCGCCACCTTCCCGTTCACGCTCAGGCCTTCGTGGCTCAGGCACTGCAGCAGCCGGCCCCACGTCTCCCTCTGGTAGTTCTTGTGGTACTGCCTCAGATCCGACGACCGCCGACGGCACCACGTCTCGCCTATACACGAGTTGATCTCTGCCGACACTTTGATTTTCTGCAAGATGTATCGCCCGTTGTTCATCATGAAGATGGAGCTCAGCGCCACGTCCTTGTACAgcttcgccttggtctcgagaTTCGAGTCCAGCAAGTCCATCACGCGCATCAGCTGCAAGTAAAACATCGATTGGTCCTCACTCGTGTTCCCGGATCCCTCCCCTGCCTCGTACTCGCCGCGTTCGGGCCTACTCGTCGAATCGGCGCGTTCGATCTTCGAGTGCTCTCTGAAAACCAATTCTAGCGTGTCCTTGTACTCGCACGCGTACCTCAGGTAATTCATCGTGTATCGCGTCAGCGGATGGACCGCCCCTCCCGGAACCGGGTTTCGACCCGTCTCAGCCTTAATCGAGTTCTCCAGATCGCAGAAAATACAAATCGCCGCCACGCCGAGGCGGGTACGGGCGTTAGAGGTCTCGTGCTTCAGCTCGTTCACGCAGTCTGCCGGAAACAAGTTGTCCATTTTGGGGACCACCTCCCGCAACGCCTCGTACATGTCCAGCGTCTTAAACAGCTTCTCCGCCGACCGCTTCGATATCGCGATCCCTTCCGCGAAATTGAGAAGCTGTATCATCACCCCCTTCGTCAAATTGCTGAACAGGCTCGACGAGATGGACCGGTAGTCAGCAAACACCGCCTCCACGAACTTCCGCTCGCCGGAGAAGTATACGGTGGTGCATTCCTTGAAGGCCTTCACCCATGACACGATTTCTCTTTCGAGCGATTCCCAGTGCATTTTCTGAATGTCGTCGAGGCTGTGCTTCTCTAGTCCCAATTTGTGCAGAGTCTCATCGAACAAGTGCCTTCTCGAGATCATGTAAACCTCGCAACACTCCGTTTCGTATCCGCTGGATATCATCTCTTTGGCTATCTTGTTCAGATTGTTCACTACCTCTTGAGCATATCCAGGAAACTGATCGGCCTGTGATTCATCTCCGCCTCCTCCTGACTCAACCTGATCCGGCAATGCGCCGCCGCTGCTTTCCTGATTTTGATGATCCTGCTGCTTGTTACTGCCGCTGTTATTATTCCCGCCTTTAGTACTGTGCTCTTTGCTGTCCTTATGATCTTTATTGTCTTTATGGTCGCCGGATGCAGAGTCAGTGACGGTGCAGGTTCTAGATTCTTCCAGAAGAATTCTGAATTCTTCTTCCAGATACAGCAACGCTCGGTGCTGAATGCTTCCGAGGTGGTTGATCAACGCACCGTGACTCCCTTCGAATTTCAATCCGAGGAAAGAGAGGTACTTGCTCAGCCTCCCTATCCGATCCAGAGCATCCAGAAACAACGCGTCCTTCTCAGGCTCCTGACACCATTTCACCTTAGCGTCGCCAGAGTCGCGTTTCGCCACCACCTCGTCCTCAACTAGATTCAAGAACTTCCCCACCAGCTTCGGAAGCTCATTCGGAAAGTTGAGGCCGTCCACGACatcgttttcatgtttttcGGTTTCGGGCAGAGACGAGATGCAGTGGTCGAGATCCTCCGAGACCTTGTCGAGGCTAGGTTCCTCTTCCGGTTCAAGTTCAGGTTCAGGTTCGGGTTCGGGTTCAGGAACTGGATCCTCATCCAGTACCGGAAGCGGATCGTTCTGATCTTCAACATTCTCAGCTTTAAAATCCTTCACTCTGGTACTATTGACCCTCATACTGCTGAACTTTTTAATCTCGTAATCCGGGTCATCACCTTCGTTCCCTTGATAAACTTTGGTCTCGGCGTTATTTACACTTGGATCATCAAGCTTTGCAATGGAATTCTGGTCATCCTGAACCTCAGCCGTTGGATTAGCCGGCTTTTGGTCATCGTCTGGCTTAGTGCCAGCGGACTTATTATCGCCGTCAGGACTTGTAGTAGCAgtcgtggtggtggtggtggtggacttGGGGTCGTCATTAGGCTTTGGAATTGTAGCGGCGGAGGAGGAGTCTGGTGGCGGTGCATCGGGTTTGGGCTGATCGTCTTTGTCCGGAAGGTTCTTCTCCATTTTCCAAATTGTGGGAATATTTGGATCAATAATTCTCTGGAAATTACAATGGAAGGAGAGGGAAGGGTTTGAAGGAAAGAGATGAATCAatgattcattttgtttgtttgtttgttggtttTCTCAGAGTCGGAGGAAATAACCAAAATCTTGATTTGCgcttctctttctctccatcTCCATCTCTTTAATTTGCCTATTTGTTTTTTgaatttctgattttgttttgttttgtgaaggGATGGATTGAACTGGTCGTTAGAAAGGGCGCGAGAGAGGGGAACGTACGGACGTGGTGTTTCCTGTGTAGGGAGGGAAAAGAGAGCGCTAAAATTGCTTTGTGGCGTGCGTTTGTTCGACTGTTTTGGTAGTTGCAAATTCTTTTTGTGGTCGCCCCGTCTTTCCCCTtcactcctctctctcctttttcttttttttttttcccttcaataATCACTTTTCCAGCTTTTTACAAACTGCACCCCTAAAGttttagaaaattttcattgtgacggAATACGGGTAATACACCAAATTGTATTAttgaagttattaattttttaacacacatatcccaccatttgtataatgacatgtgatgtAATATCCCGTGttccgatcacattgaaaaaaatttccTAAAGTTTGGAGTTGTTTTGAAAATGGGCATAAACTTTTAATTCTTCACAAAAAGGTCATGTGTACTAAAAATCATCCCATTCAGAAGTCATATGATCGTTAGATTacatttaatgttttttttgtagAACAGTACTCATATATTTTCTTCAGtaaaaatgaatgtcttaatatttttggatttgtctaatttttttacaaagatAATCCATTAATATGAATTGAAATATAGACTGTTCAGATCCTTGAAAATGATTATGTAATGGAAACTACAAAAATGTAGGTCAAAATGTGTCTTAAGATCCTAACTTATatacatgcatatgtatataaattCCAAACTCTCACGATGCAGtgtgaaaaaattgaaaccttATGATCTAACTTTAACAATTACTAAAATATGAAAGGTGTAAAAGCAATTAGCCCAAAATTATAAGTTGACATGCATGATTTTCCCATCGGACTTATTGATAGTGGGCTGCGGCCTTAGAAAATGCCGGGTACATTAAAATTTGGCCCAAGCCCAACAAACATCCATTCTGTTTGTATTTTGTCTGAATCAGTCACTGCGAGAGAGCTTGTTCAGTTGAGCTGGACGACGACGAAGCGAGCGATCTGTGGCTTCCAGATCCATATTCATTCACCGACACACAGACAAAACGAaaaaagatgaaggaaaagatgAGCTATGGCGTTTGGCGAAGGAGGCGGGTGTCCGTCGGATCAATTCTGATAGTCTGTGCGTTGTGTGCTGGAACGGGGCTGTTGATGCTCAACTTACGACAAGTCGATCCTCCGACGAGCCCCGATTTCTACATGCAGATTGGAAATTTGGATTCGGAGTCTGAAAACGGCGGCGGAGTTGAGCTGGAGACGGAGCCGCAGAGCAAGAGTAAGCGAAATTCGAGCTCGTGCGCGACGGTGGAGGAGATGGGAAAGGAGTTCGAAGGAGGAGGGTTTTGGGAGGAGAGTCTCAGAGTCAGGAAGTTTATTCAGCATCACTTTGACTTGAATGGTATTATTACTCTCATTTTTCTGCTGATTTCGAAAGCACTTTTACATAATAAGTTTTCTGCTTTTAATGGAAGTGATTATTGATTTCTTATTTGCGTTTGTCAAACTTGATGGCATCATACTTTTGATTTAGAGTGTAGAAGCTGTGAGTTATTGAGTAGAACTTTTAGGTGAAAGAAGCTCATGCGGTTCATT encodes:
- the LOC137708644 gene encoding uncharacterized protein gives rise to the protein MNPAILVAISSFFLLQSVVFLGGVEAAEKATKPEAKGNSQIIVMGLVYCDICSNNTFSRHSYFLPGAEVKIDCIFQAVSPRTSEHISFSVNRTTNRYGVYKLEIPSVEGIKCAEDSAIVSSCHASLMWSSSSACNVPGYKSTSNEIAVKSKQANLCIYSLNALNFRPSKRDVKLCGKKK
- the LOC137708646 gene encoding exocyst complex component EXO70C2-like; this translates as MEKNLPDKDDQPKPDAPPPDSSSAATIPKPNDDPKSTTTTTTTATTSPDGDNKSAGTKPDDDQKPANPTAEVQDDQNSIAKLDDPSVNNAETKVYQGNEGDDPDYEIKKFSSMRVNSTRVKDFKAENVEDQNDPLPVLDEDPVPEPEPEPEPELEPEEEPSLDKVSEDLDHCISSLPETEKHENDVVDGLNFPNELPKLVGKFLNLVEDEVVAKRDSGDAKVKWCQEPEKDALFLDALDRIGRLSKYLSFLGLKFEGSHGALINHLGSIQHRALLYLEEEFRILLEESRTCTVTDSASGDHKDNKDHKDSKEHSTKGGNNNSGSNKQQDHQNQESSGGALPDQVESGGGGDESQADQFPGYAQEVVNNLNKIAKEMISSGYETECCEVYMISRRHLFDETLHKLGLEKHSLDDIQKMHWESLEREIVSWVKAFKECTTVYFSGERKFVEAVFADYRSISSSLFSNLTKGVMIQLLNFAEGIAISKRSAEKLFKTLDMYEALREVVPKMDNLFPADCVNELKHETSNARTRLGVAAICIFCDLENSIKAETGRNPVPGGAVHPLTRYTMNYLRYACEYKDTLELVFREHSKIERADSTSRPERGEYEAGEGSGNTSEDQSMFYLQLMRVMDLLDSNLETKAKLYKDVALSSIFMMNNGRYILQKIKVSAEINSCIGETWCRRRSSDLRQYHKNYQRETWGRLLQCLSHEGLSVNGKVAKPVLKERFKSFNALFDEIHKTQSTWVVSDEQMQSELRVSISAVVIPAYRSFLGRFSQVFDAGRQTEKYVKFQPEDIETYIEELFDGNPNSSIFKKKP